The Phycisphaeraceae bacterium genome has a window encoding:
- a CDS encoding RNA polymerase sigma factor RpoD/SigA, which produces MTRSALQTDLHLYLKEINNTPLLTAEEEKMLGWRIINDNDLAARDRMIKANLRLVVSICKNYANRGLSLSDLIEEGNIGLIRAVEGFDPAQGARFSTYASWWIKQAVRRTLINANQPIHIPAYMVELISRWKDTVRRLEKELERSPSLAEIAKAMRLPMRKIQIIRRAIKATHSRSHAPSDAQGDAMDFADLLPDTHDATPDNHVAEGDELRMVLKLIDAIDERDARVLRLRYGLEGRQPLTLKEIGREVGLTRERVRQIEVEALRKLQLQLRDDRPARFLNGCFNGNGQYPRRKTG; this is translated from the coding sequence ATGACCCGCAGTGCCCTCCAAACCGATCTTCATCTCTACCTCAAGGAGATCAACAACACCCCGTTGTTGACCGCCGAGGAGGAGAAGATGCTCGGCTGGCGCATCATCAACGACAACGACCTGGCCGCCCGTGATCGCATGATCAAGGCCAACCTGCGACTGGTGGTCTCGATCTGCAAGAACTACGCCAACCGCGGCCTGTCGCTGAGCGACCTGATCGAAGAGGGCAACATCGGCCTGATCCGCGCCGTGGAGGGCTTCGACCCGGCCCAGGGCGCGAGATTCTCCACCTACGCCTCGTGGTGGATCAAGCAGGCCGTGCGTCGGACGCTCATCAACGCCAACCAGCCGATCCACATTCCCGCCTACATGGTGGAGCTGATCTCGCGCTGGAAGGACACGGTGCGCCGACTGGAGAAGGAACTGGAGCGCTCGCCCTCGCTGGCCGAGATCGCCAAGGCCATGCGCCTGCCGATGCGGAAAATCCAGATTATCCGCCGCGCCATCAAGGCCACGCACTCGCGCTCGCACGCCCCGTCGGATGCGCAGGGCGACGCCATGGACTTCGCCGACCTGCTGCCCGACACCCACGACGCCACCCCGGACAACCACGTGGCCGAGGGCGACGAACTGCGCATGGTGCTCAAGCTTATCGACGCCATCGACGAGCGCGACGCCCGGGTGCTCCGGCTTCGCTACGGGCTGGAGGGACGCCAGCCGCTCACCCTCAAGGAGATCGGCCGCGAGGTCGGCCTGACCCGCGAGCGTGTGCGCCAGATCGAGGTCGAGGCCCTGCGCAAACTTCAACTGCAGCTGCGCGACGACCGACCCGCCCGCTTCCTCAACGGCTGCTTCAATGGCAACGGACAGTACCCGAGGCGGAAGACGGGTTGA